A genomic region of Ochotona princeps isolate mOchPri1 chromosome 17, mOchPri1.hap1, whole genome shotgun sequence contains the following coding sequences:
- the TM4SF5 gene encoding transmembrane 4 L6 family member 5 codes for MCTGKCARCVGLSLIPLSLVCIVANALLLVPNGQTTWTDHLSLQVWLMAGFVGGGLLILCPGISAVRAGGKGCCGAGCCGNRCRMLNSIFCSAVGVLGASYCLGVSGTALQNGPNCLIDGKWDYHFQDSGGSYLVNDTLWELCEAPPRVVPWNVTLFSLLVAASCLELVLCGIQLVNAVLGVLCGDCRKREVH; via the exons ATGTGCACGGGGAAGTGCGCCCGCTGCGTAGGGCTCTCTCTCATCCCGCTCTCCTTGGTCTGCATCGTGGCCAACGCTCTCCTGCTGGTGCCTAATGGACAGACCACTTGGACCGACCACCTCAGCTTGCAAGTCTGGCTCATGGCTGGCTTCGTCGGGGGCGGCCTGCTG ATCCTATGTCCGGGAATTTCAGCTGTTCGCGCGGGAGGCAAGGGCTGCTGCGGAGCAGGCTGCTGTGGCAATCGCTGCAGG ATGCTGAATTCCATCTTCTGCTCAGCCGTTGGGGTGCTTGGCGCGAGCTACTGCCTCGGCGTGTCGGGTACCGCGCTCCAAAACGGACCCAACTGTTTAATAGACGGCAAGTGGGACTACCACTTCCAAGACAGCGG GGGCAGCTACCTGGTCAACGACACGCTGTGGGAGCTGTGCGAGGCGCCGCCGCGCGTCGTGCCCTGGAACGTGACGCTcttctccctgctggtggccgcCTCGTGCCTGGAGCTCGTGCTCTGCGGGATCCAGCTGGTGAACGCCGTCCTGGGCGTCCTCTGTGGAGACTGCAGGAAG CGCGAGGTCCACTGA
- the VMO1 gene encoding vitelline membrane outer layer protein 1 homolog isoform X2 yields MEQGTGCRLLLLLLLWGAGCRPSCSRQLSDYTTVIQVTNGGPWGDWAWPDMCPEGYFTNGFSLKVEPSQGVPGDDTALNGVRLHCTRGNAELNTHVVESQWGAWSEPLWCPGGSFLVAFSLRVEKSMTLGDNTAANNVRFRCSDGTELEGPGHSWGVFGDWSDPCPKGVCGLQTKVERPRGLRDDTGLNDLRLFCCRN; encoded by the exons CAGGCTGCAGGCCTTCCTGCTCACGCCAGCTGAGCGACTACACCACGGTCATCCAAGTGACCAACGGGGGCCCCTGGGGCGACTGGGCCTGGCCTGACATGTGTCCCGAAGGATACTTCACCAACGGGTTCTCGCTCAAG GTGGAGCCCTCCCAAGGTGTCCCAGGGGACGACACAGCACTGAACGGAGTCCGGTTGCATTGCACGCGGGGGAATGCTGAACTCAACACGCATGTGGTGGAGTCCCA GTGGGGCGCCTGGAGCGAGCCACTGTGGTGTCCTGGCGGCAGTTTCCTGGTGGCTTTCTCACTTCGCGTGGAGAAGTCCATGACTCTTGGGGACAACACGGCGGCCAACAACGTGCGCTTCCGCTGCTCAGACGGCACGGAGCTGGAGGGCCCTGGACACAGCTGGGGCGTCTTTGGAGACTGGAGCGACCCCTGCCCCAAAGGCGTGTGCGGCCTGCAGACCAAGGTGGAGCGGCCCCGGGGCCTGCGCGACGACACTGGGCTGAACGACCTGCGCCTCTTCTGCTGCCGGAACTGA
- the VMO1 gene encoding vitelline membrane outer layer protein 1 homolog isoform X1, whose protein sequence is MEQGTGCRLLLLLLLWGAGCRPSCSRQLSDYTTVIQVTNGGPWGDWAWPDMCPEGYFTNGFSLKVEPSQGVPGDDTALNGVRLHCTRGNAELNTHVVESQSGRWGAWSEPLWCPGGSFLVAFSLRVEKSMTLGDNTAANNVRFRCSDGTELEGPGHSWGVFGDWSDPCPKGVCGLQTKVERPRGLRDDTGLNDLRLFCCRN, encoded by the exons CAGGCTGCAGGCCTTCCTGCTCACGCCAGCTGAGCGACTACACCACGGTCATCCAAGTGACCAACGGGGGCCCCTGGGGCGACTGGGCCTGGCCTGACATGTGTCCCGAAGGATACTTCACCAACGGGTTCTCGCTCAAG GTGGAGCCCTCCCAAGGTGTCCCAGGGGACGACACAGCACTGAACGGAGTCCGGTTGCATTGCACGCGGGGGAATGCTGAACTCAACACGCATGTGGTGGAGTCCCAGTCTGGCAG GTGGGGCGCCTGGAGCGAGCCACTGTGGTGTCCTGGCGGCAGTTTCCTGGTGGCTTTCTCACTTCGCGTGGAGAAGTCCATGACTCTTGGGGACAACACGGCGGCCAACAACGTGCGCTTCCGCTGCTCAGACGGCACGGAGCTGGAGGGCCCTGGACACAGCTGGGGCGTCTTTGGAGACTGGAGCGACCCCTGCCCCAAAGGCGTGTGCGGCCTGCAGACCAAGGTGGAGCGGCCCCGGGGCCTGCGCGACGACACTGGGCTGAACGACCTGCGCCTCTTCTGCTGCCGGAACTGA